DNA sequence from the Mangifera indica cultivar Alphonso chromosome 18, CATAS_Mindica_2.1, whole genome shotgun sequence genome:
TCGTTTGACGCTTCGTCTCCATCAACGAAGAGACGTCTTTGTTGACGGAGCTGAAGAGACACTTGTCGTCTTCTCCTCTCAGTTGCCACCATTGTCGGATGGTTGCTGGAAAGGGAGGAAAGTAATCTAAGAATTTGGGGGTGAAAAagctatttttgaaaattgaaaaagttttaaaaataaggtgaaattattagtttttaaattttggggggaaaaatgattaaattataatttttttaatattattagtaaaataacggttttacctttaccctaacaaaaaatttaacataagttGAGTGATAGGTGAGTGTTcggatttttgaaagttaatggataagtgtttgagatttcactataacttgggtgggaaaaagtcttttggccattttttataattataattcttttgtcAAGATTGGATTCAATTTGGAATAAAAGTCAATTTAAAACCAGTTTGAATCCAAAAAAATCTAATTCAcgtttgataaaaaaataatttaattttgtactTTGTTCAAACTGACttgaattcaaacatttaaatttattcgaacttaacttaaattaaatctaaagtAGACCTAAGGATTGCTAGTTGATCTACTTTGGTATTCCACTTTGTCGACTCAACCAAGGACCAAGGTTGGTTAgaagcaaaatttaaaaatttaattcaataatattttatatacaaaaaataaatatatacgtaattacaaataattatatattattatatgattatgtaattttgaatttaagataaagtgatatttaatcacatgataacacgttattatttgtatatattattaatacatgcAATAttgctttatttaatttaattaattaaatgtaatctcgtcaagaataaaaagattaccGGATTACCCTTTCATCATTTGGCTTATGTTgactattataattttttgttaacgCCTTCTAATGATAGTTTGTAAAATATTAGGGGTCTTTTGGAATCATTTTATTTCTATGGAGTGAATGAAAACACGTAATTGTCGGGTGGAACTGACTTTGGACGATCTGATTTGCCAGGGTAGATCACATACAAATTGTCTCGAGTTGACTTTATAGTTTAGATTGAGCCAGTCAATCTCAGacaaaagttttaatttatagtttaacttaatattaactcatttatcaatttgataatactatttatctttttaatagcCATTGGATGACATTATATATTAATTCGAACGAACTTAACTTGGCATTataaatttgatccaaactttAATATAGAGTAGtatataattcagtttaaattgtAAAACCGATCAAAACTGCTTAAACAATTATTGTTTGGTTTgcaaaatggtttgatttgtgttaataaatttttgaaaaatagttttttatttgtgttataGTTTGAACGATTCTCAAACCGAATAAAAACcataaactgtattttttaaaatatatatataattatatttgatagaatttttttaataagtaattaaatatacaacttgttttattcataattattttttcattttctttatatatattacatatatatttcaaatttattttacatatttatattatgttctataaaattataattcaattaatttccagattaaattttttcaatttggtttaaaacttaaaatggtttagtttaaagaattttcaaatcattttttttaagtttagtttaaaaaaactctCAACTTATATCAAATCAGATTGTACACACTTATGTTCTAACAAAGTGAGACTTGACTTGGACAAGATAGAATCATGATAGTTGAATCGTGTATAAAAAGCATTATTtttatatcgtatcgtatcgtatcatatgatatagtttttaaaatataaaaatataaaatattaataaaatataattgatacgtcatcattttaaaaaatatcacaaacactattaaaaatttaaaaattttcacatataCCCTTactatatctatttttttaaaaagtgtatcgattcatattggtaatatatatcgtattgtaGAATTCGTATTGTagaatatgtattatattaattacgatatatctcatatatatatatatatatatatatatataattttttatttatatcatattatatagtaagatactgataactatTAGAATCCATCCAAATTGATTTGGTCATGTGGGGCCTAAATGAGACTAATTTGTAAGTATTTTCTGTTTGTGATTAGATTTTAGTTAAAATACCTTCTTTTactatttctttattaattttttaagggaaaACTACTATTTCCCAGGCAAATCTTAGCCTAATCTTAAACCTATACTCACGAgaaatgaaaaacccaaactcttatttatggacaaatttctattaattttttctgttaaagggaagggtaaaataatcattttactgtttatattaaaaagttataaagtttcccCCCTCcccaagttttagaaactaacatttcacttttacctaaagttttcaaattttaaaaaataacattttcaccccgaaactagggttttcatatttttttaaaattagccGTCCcccataactttaaaaaattatagtttcacCTCCactcttcaatttcatcttctggTGTCGTCTCCGACCTTCTCCCTCTCTTTCTCCTTCTTCTGGTGCGACGGTagtggtgtgacgaagagaggtgtgacaaagagatctctcttcgtcacaccaccTAGTCATCCTTCGTCGTTAGTCGCGTTGTCCAAAAGCTACAACAAAATGTCATCCTTCGTCTGTTTTTCTAGATCTAGACGACAAATGATCATCCTTTGTAGCCAAAGATGGAAGATCGGTTGAAAGTGTCAGCTGTCGGTGGTGGTcagagaaggaaacaaattctaggggtgaaatctaaattttttaaactttaaagatgggttaaagtattaatttttaaaccctaaaggggggaatgataaaaattttaaagtttcaaagtgtatagataaaatgatgattttacccttgtctctGACTGAAAATTTGAACGATAGTTTGGCCATAGgtggagtttgagttttttatctctTGTAGGTGTGAGTTTGAGATTGCgctaaaatttgggtaaaacatagaccttttccctttttttcaatcatataaatacagcatatatatatatatatatatatatatatatatatatatatatattacctaGCCATACTTCTGAGTCCACGCCTATTCGCCGCCGCCTGcgatcttcttcttctcccttttCACTTTTCACTTCACTTTTCGCTCCTCTTCTAGATTAATCTCTTTTGAGGTACATTTTCTTcgattttttattctttttttttttattttttcttattcatatCGAAAGTTTTTAGCTTTAGATTAcatttgtgtatttttttaatatgatttgatcaGATGGCCCCGGTGGCTGGGCTTCGTTTCTCCGCCGTCTGTTCAACCAGACACATCCCTAACCCTAATGTTGctgacaataaaaaaatctcagCTTTTCCTTACAAGCTTCCCGATATTCCCCTCCCATTTGCTGGGAATCAGTCTCTTCGCTTGTTTTCCAATAATAAAATTCCCAATCCCATACTGAAGCCGCTTGCATCAACTGGTGGCGGTGGCGGCAATGACGGTGGAGCGGGACACGGGAAATGTGGTGGAGGAGGCGGTGACGGGAATAGTGGAGATGGGAATTTTGAGAGTGGAGGAGATTTTGGTCCGTTGGGCATTTTATCTAATGGGTGGAGATCAAGAGTTGCAGCTGACCCGCAATTCCCTTTTAAGGTTTTGATGGAACAGTTGGTTGGTGTTACAGCTAGTGTTCTTGGCGACATGGCGTCCCGTCCAAATTTTGGTCTCAATGAgttagattttgttttttcaactcTTGTGGTTGGGTCCATTTTGAATTTCAGTCTTATGTATATGTTGGCTTCAACAGTGTCTTCAACTGTTAATACTTTGCCTGGGATCTTTGCGAGTTGCCCAACTGGTCACATGTTTGAGCCTGGTGCTTATGGGTTGATGGACAGATTTGGCACATTTGTGTTCAAAGGGGTTTTGTTTGCTTCTGTTGGTTTCGCATCTGGGCTTGTGGGCACTGCCATTTCAAATGGGTTGATCAAGCTGAGGAAGAAGATGGATCCCGCATTTGAACCTCCAAACAAGCCTCCACCCACTGTTTTGAATGCTCTTACATGGGCTGCTCACATGGGTTTTAGCAGTAATCTCAGGTACCAGACA
Encoded proteins:
- the LOC123201359 gene encoding protein RETICULATA-RELATED 3, chloroplastic-like, encoding MAPVAGLRFSAVCSTRHIPNPNVADNKKISAFPYKLPDIPLPFAGNQSLRLFSNNKIPNPILKPLASTGGGGGNDGGAGHGKCGGGGGDGNSGDGNFESGGDFGPLGILSNGWRSRVAADPQFPFKVLMEQLVGVTASVLGDMASRPNFGLNELDFVFSTLVVGSILNFSLMYMLASTVSSTVNTLPGIFASCPTGHMFEPGAYGLMDRFGTFVFKGVLFASVGFASGLVGTAISNGLIKLRKKMDPAFEPPNKPPPTVLNALTWAAHMGFSSNLRYQTLNGIEFLLARIVPDVVFKSSVLVLRCLNNVVGGMTFVMLARITGSQGANNEKSVAELAEEKQNLVGESKKDL